The Pseudomonas sp. TH06 genome contains the following window.
GCAGGCCGGGGCCAAGGCTCGCGGCTGGAAGATCGTGCTGATCGAACCGTTCGCTCCCGGCGACAGCTGGCAGCCGAGCTACGACGCACGGTCGTCGGCGCTTTCCTTTGGCTCGCGGCAGATCTATCAACGGTTGGGCGTGTGGCAGGAGATCTCCCGCCGCGCCGAACCGATCAAACAGATTCACGTCTCCGACCGTGGCCGCTTCTCCACCGCGCGTTTGTCGGCGATGGAAGAGGGCGTGCCGGCGCTCGGTTACGTGGTGGAAAACGCCTGGCTCGGCCAGTGCCTGTGGCAGCACATCGATAAAGACGTGATCAGTTGGCGTTGCCCGGCGGAAGTCACGCGCATGGAGCCGCTGCCGGATGGCTACCGCCTGACCCTCAACGATGAAACCACACTTGAATGCGACCTCGCGGTGCTCGCCGATGGCGGGCGCTCCCGCCTGCGCGAGCAATTGGGCATCAACGTGCGCAAGCGTCCGTATAACCAGAGTGCGCTGATCGCCAACATCACCCCGAGCGAAGCGCACAACGGCATGGCCTTCGAGCGCTTCACCGACGAAGGTCCGATGGCGCTGCTGCCGCTGCCGGAAAATCGCTGCGCTCTGGTCTGGACGCGTCTGGGCATGGACGCGCAGCGTCTGGCGGACTTGAGCGAGCGTGATTTTCTCAGCGAATTGCAGGGCGTGTTCGGCTATCGTCTCGGCACCTTGAAACAGGTCGGTGCGCGACATTTGTATCCGTTGTCGCTGGTCGAAGCTGAAGAACAAGTGCGCTCGCATCTGGCCGTGCTCGGCAACGCAGCACATAGCCTGCATCCGATTGCCGGGCAGGGTTTCAACTTGTCTCTGCGCGATGCCGACGCCTTGGCTGCCGCTCTGTTGACCAGCGACAAACCGCTCGGCGATTTCGCCACCTTGCAGGCGTATCGCGAGCGTCAGCGTCTCGATCAGGACCTCACCGTCGGCTTCTCCGATCAGGTCACGCGCCTGTTCGGCAGCACGCAGCCGCTGGTCTCGCTGGGTCGCAACATCGGTTTGCTCGGCCTCGATCTGCTGCCACCGGCCAAGCGCTGGTTTGCGCGTCAGGCCATGGGCTTGGGAACACGTCCGGATGCGTAACTGGTTGATGCGTTCGTTCGGCAAGGCGCGGCTGATGCGCTGGGTGATGACTTTCTATCCGCCATACCTTGGCGCCAGTGTGCGGGTGCGGCACATCAGTGATGACTTCCGCGACATTCAGGTGTCGATGGGTCTGGGCTGGTACAACCGCAATTACGTCGGTACGCAGTTCGGCGGCAGTCTGTATTCGATGGTCGATCCGTTTTTCATGCTGATGCTCATGGAAAACCTCGGCTCGCGTTACATCGTCTGGGACAAGGCCGCCGATATCGACTTTATTGCACCGGGCAAAGGCCCGGTATTCGCTCGCTTCACCATCGACGACACCTTGCTCGACGAGGTCCGCCGGCAGACTGCCGGTGGCGAGAAATACCTGCCGCAGTTGCAGGTCGACATTCATGACGGCGCCGGCAATCTTGTGGCGCGGGTCGGTAAAACCCTTTACGTGCGGCTCAAGCCGCAAGCGAGACAGGCTTAAAGCATGGAAATGCGCGCAGATCTGCTGATTGTCGGAGCCGGAATGGTCGGCAGCGCCCTGGCGCTGGCGTTGCAGGACAGCGGGCTGGAAGTGTTGCTGCTCGATGGCAGCCCGTTGAGCGTCAAACCGTTCGATGCCGATGCGGCGTTTGAACCGCGTGTCAGTGCGCTGTCGGCGGCCAGCCAGCGGATCCTCGAACGCCTTGGCGTCTGGGAAGGCATCGCTAAACGCCGCAGCAGTCCGTACACCGACATGCACGTGTGGGACGGCAGCGGCACCGGGCAGATTCACTTTTCAGCAAGCAGCGTGCACGCCGATGTCCTCGGCCATATCGTCGAGAACCGCGTGGTCCAGGATGCTTTGCTCGACCGCTTGCACGACTGCGATCTGGGCATGCTGGCCAATGCGCGGCTGGAACAGATGCGTCGTTCCGGCGATGACTGGCTGCTGACCCTGGCCGATGGTCGGCAATTGCGTGCGCCGCTGGTGATTGCAGCGGATGGCGCCAATTCGGCCGTACGCCGTCTGACCGGCGTGGCGACCCGCGAATGGGATTATCTGCATCACGCCATCGTCACCAGTGTGCGCAGCAGCAAACCGCACCAGATGACCGCGTGGCAGCGCTTCACCGATCACGGCCCGTTGGCGTTTCTGCCACTGGAGCGTGACGGCCAGCAGGATTGGTGCTCGATCGTCTGGTCAACCACGCCGAGCGAGGCCGAGCGTTTGATGGCGCTGGATGAAGCGGATTTCTGCCGTGAACTGGAGCGCGCCTTCGAGGGGCGTCTCGGCGAAGTGATCAGCGCTGATCCGCGCCTGTGTGTGCCGCTGCGCCAGCGCCACGCCAAGCGTTATGTCGCCGAAGGGCTGGCACTGATCGGCGACGCGGCGCACACCATTCACCCGTTGGCGGGGCAGGGTGTGAACCTCGGTTTCCTTGACGCCGCCGTGCTGGCCGAAGTGCTGGTGCAAGCTGCTGAACGCGGTGAGCGGCTGGCGGATGTGAAGGTGCTGAGCCGCTACGAGCGTCGGCGCATGCCGCACAATCTGGCGCTGATGGCGGCGATGGAAGGGTTTGAGCGGTTGTTCCAGGCTGATCCGTTGCCGCTGCGCTGGTTGCGCAACACTGGTTTGAAACTGGTCGAGCAGATGCCCGAGGCCAAGGCCTTGTTCGTGCGCGAAGCCCTCGGGTTGACGGGTGATCTTCCGGCCTTGGCCAAAGCCTGATCTTTGCGTTGCTGCTGACGGCTTCATCGCGAGCAGGCTCACTCCTATATTTGGAATGCATTCCCCCTGTAGGAGTGAGCCTGCTCGCGATGGCGCCAGTCCAGCCACAGCACATTTCAGGTTGTGCAACATCTGGTAACTCCTTCAAAAAGTGTTCGATTGAGATGGTAAATGTGAGTCCTTATCATTTGGCCCACATTTCCCGACCGAGAGACCACTCCCATGTTGGCACCCAAGCGTCTTCTGACCGCACTGGCCTTGACCCTGATCGGCAGCACCACGGCCCAGGCCGCTGATGAGGTGGTGGTTTACTCGTCGCGCATCGATGAGCTGATCAAACCGGTGTTCGATGCCTACACCGCCAAGACCGGGGTGAAGATCAAGTTCATCACCGACAAGGAAGCGCCGCTGATGCAGCGCATCAAGGCCGAAGGCGAGAACGCCACCGCCGACCTGCTGCTGACCGTCGATGCCGGCAACCTCTGGCAGGCCGAGCAGATGGGCATCCTCCAGCCGTTCACCTCGAAGACCATCGACACCAACATTCCCGCTCAATACCGCTCGTCGAGCCATGCCTGGACCGGCCTGAGCCTGCGCGCGCGGACCATCGCCTATTCCACTGATCGGGTGAAACTGGGCGAACTGACCACCTACGAAGCGCTGGCCGACAAGAACTGGGAAGGGCGCCTGTGCCTGCGCACGGCGAAGAAGGTCTACAACCAGTCGCTGACCGCGACCATGATCGAAGTCCACGGCGCCGAGAAAACCGAGAAGATCCTCAAGGGCTGGGTCAACAACCTGTCCACCGACGTGTTCTCCGATGACGTCGCGGTGCTCGAAGCGATCAACGCTGGTCAGTGCGACGTCGGCATCGTCAACACTTACTACTACGGCCGTCTGCACAAGCAGAAGCCGGATCTGCCGGTGAAACTGTTCTGGCCCAATCAGGCGGATCGCGGCGTTCACGTCAACCTGTCGGGGATCGGCCTGACCAAACACGCGCCGCACCCGGAGGCCGCCAAAGCCCTGGTCGAGTGGATGACCACGCCTGAGGCGCAAAAGATTTTTGCTGACGTAAACCAGGAATTCCCGGCCAACCCTGCGGTGAAACCTTCGGAAGAAGTGGCAGCGTGGGGCCAGTTCGTGGCGGATACTTTGCCGGTGGAAGTGGCGGGCAAGCGTCAGGCCGAGGCAATCCGCATGATGGATCGGGCGGGCTGGAACTGAGTCTGCTGTTGTAAAGATCAAAAGATCGCAGCCTTCGGCAGCTCCTACATGAGATCACCTGTAGGAGCTGCCGGAGGCTGCGATCTTTTTGCTTTTTTCCCTAAACTCCACGATTTTCCCGCGAGACCTTCGAAGTGGCCCACCCCGCCCAACGCCGCTGGTACCCCATCGTCTTCGCCATCGCCGCGTTGGTGCTGTTACCCCTGAGCGTCCTGCTGCTCTCCTGGCAGACCATCGATCAGCAGATCTGGTCGCACCTGTGGGAAACCCAGATGCCGCGCCTGCTCGGCAACACGCTGACCCTTGTACTCGGTGTCGGTGTTGGCGTGACGCTGCTGGGCGTCAGCCTTGCTTGGCTCACCAGCCTCTGTGAATTTCCCGGGCGGCGCTGGCTCGACTGGGCGCTGATGCTGCCGTTCGCCATCCCGGCCTACGTGCTGGCCTTCGTCTTCGTCGGCTTGCTGGATTTCGCCGGCCCGGTGCAAACGCTGCTGCGCGAATGGTTCGGCACAGGCCTGCGCCTACCGCGAGTGCGTTCCACTGGCGGGGTGATTGTGGTGTTGGTGCTGGTCTTCTATCCCTACGTTTATCTGCTGGCGCGCACCGCGTTCCTTGCGCAGGGCAAAGGCCTGATGGAAGCCGCACGAGTGCTTGGGCAATCGCCGTGGCAAGCGTTCTGGCGCGTGGCGTTGCCGATGGCGCGTCCGGCCATCGGTGCCGGCGTGGCGCTGGCACTGATGGAAACCCTGGCGGACTTCGGTGCAGTCTCGGTGTTCAACTTCGACACCTTCACCACCGCGATCTACAAAACCTGGTACGGCTTCTTCAGCCTGCCGAGCGCGGCGCAACTGGCCAGCCTGTTGTTGCTGGTGGTGATGCTGGTGCTGTACGGCGAGCGCCGAGCGCGCGGGGCCAACCGGGCGAGCAACGAGCGGCCACGGGTCATGGCCCTGTACCACTTGCGCGGGTTCAAGGCGTTTGCGGCGATGAGCTGGTGCGGCCTGATCTTCGCCTGCGCCTTCGTGATTCCGCTGCTGCAACTGATTGTCTGGTTCTGGCAGCGTGGGCGCTTCGATCTGGATGAACGCTACGCCGGGCTGATTCTGCACACCCTGTATCTGGGCGGCATGGCGGCGCTGATCACGGTCAGCGTCGCGTTGTTGCTGGCGTTTGCCCGACGGTTGGCGCCGACACGGGCGATCCGGTCCGGGGTCAGTCTGGCCAACCTCGGTTATGCCTTGCCGGGCTCGGTGCTGGCGGTGTCGATCATGCTGGCGTTCAGTTATCTGGATCGCGAACTGGTGATCCCGCTCTCGGGCTGGCTCGGTGGCGCCGGCAAACCCCTGCTGCTGGGCAGTCTGGCGGCGCTGCTGATGGCTTATCTGGTGCGATTCATCGCTGTCGCCTACGGGCCGCTGGAAAACAGTCTGGCGCGTATACCGCCGTCTTTGCCCGAAGCGGCACGTAGCCTGGGTGTCAGTGGGCCGCGACTGTTTTTCAAAGTGTATCTGCCACTTTTGCTGCCCGGCACGTTGAGCGCTGCGTTGC
Protein-coding sequences here:
- the ubiH gene encoding 2-octaprenyl-6-methoxyphenyl hydroxylase, producing MSRVNLAIIGGGLVGASLALALQAGAKARGWKIVLIEPFAPGDSWQPSYDARSSALSFGSRQIYQRLGVWQEISRRAEPIKQIHVSDRGRFSTARLSAMEEGVPALGYVVENAWLGQCLWQHIDKDVISWRCPAEVTRMEPLPDGYRLTLNDETTLECDLAVLADGGRSRLREQLGINVRKRPYNQSALIANITPSEAHNGMAFERFTDEGPMALLPLPENRCALVWTRLGMDAQRLADLSERDFLSELQGVFGYRLGTLKQVGARHLYPLSLVEAEEQVRSHLAVLGNAAHSLHPIAGQGFNLSLRDADALAAALLTSDKPLGDFATLQAYRERQRLDQDLTVGFSDQVTRLFGSTQPLVSLGRNIGLLGLDLLPPAKRWFARQAMGLGTRPDA
- a CDS encoding 2-octaprenyl-3-methyl-6-methoxy-1,4-benzoquinol hydroxylase, whose amino-acid sequence is MRADLLIVGAGMVGSALALALQDSGLEVLLLDGSPLSVKPFDADAAFEPRVSALSAASQRILERLGVWEGIAKRRSSPYTDMHVWDGSGTGQIHFSASSVHADVLGHIVENRVVQDALLDRLHDCDLGMLANARLEQMRRSGDDWLLTLADGRQLRAPLVIAADGANSAVRRLTGVATREWDYLHHAIVTSVRSSKPHQMTAWQRFTDHGPLAFLPLERDGQQDWCSIVWSTTPSEAERLMALDEADFCRELERAFEGRLGEVISADPRLCVPLRQRHAKRYVAEGLALIGDAAHTIHPLAGQGVNLGFLDAAVLAEVLVQAAERGERLADVKVLSRYERRRMPHNLALMAAMEGFERLFQADPLPLRWLRNTGLKLVEQMPEAKALFVREALGLTGDLPALAKA
- a CDS encoding iron ABC transporter permease — translated: MAHPAQRRWYPIVFAIAALVLLPLSVLLLSWQTIDQQIWSHLWETQMPRLLGNTLTLVLGVGVGVTLLGVSLAWLTSLCEFPGRRWLDWALMLPFAIPAYVLAFVFVGLLDFAGPVQTLLREWFGTGLRLPRVRSTGGVIVVLVLVFYPYVYLLARTAFLAQGKGLMEAARVLGQSPWQAFWRVALPMARPAIGAGVALALMETLADFGAVSVFNFDTFTTAIYKTWYGFFSLPSAAQLASLLLLVVMLVLYGERRARGANRASNERPRVMALYHLRGFKAFAAMSWCGLIFACAFVIPLLQLIVWFWQRGRFDLDERYAGLILHTLYLGGMAALITVSVALLLAFARRLAPTRAIRSGVSLANLGYALPGSVLAVSIMLAFSYLDRELVIPLSGWLGGAGKPLLLGSLAALLMAYLVRFIAVAYGPLENSLARIPPSLPEAARSLGVSGPRLFFKVYLPLLLPGTLSAALLVFVDVLKEMPATLLMRPFGWDTLAVRIFEMTSEGEWARASLPALTLVLVGLLPVIGLIRRSAHRNT
- a CDS encoding DUF4442 domain-containing protein is translated as MRNWLMRSFGKARLMRWVMTFYPPYLGASVRVRHISDDFRDIQVSMGLGWYNRNYVGTQFGGSLYSMVDPFFMLMLMENLGSRYIVWDKAADIDFIAPGKGPVFARFTIDDTLLDEVRRQTAGGEKYLPQLQVDIHDGAGNLVARVGKTLYVRLKPQARQA
- a CDS encoding extracellular solute-binding protein codes for the protein MLAPKRLLTALALTLIGSTTAQAADEVVVYSSRIDELIKPVFDAYTAKTGVKIKFITDKEAPLMQRIKAEGENATADLLLTVDAGNLWQAEQMGILQPFTSKTIDTNIPAQYRSSSHAWTGLSLRARTIAYSTDRVKLGELTTYEALADKNWEGRLCLRTAKKVYNQSLTATMIEVHGAEKTEKILKGWVNNLSTDVFSDDVAVLEAINAGQCDVGIVNTYYYGRLHKQKPDLPVKLFWPNQADRGVHVNLSGIGLTKHAPHPEAAKALVEWMTTPEAQKIFADVNQEFPANPAVKPSEEVAAWGQFVADTLPVEVAGKRQAEAIRMMDRAGWN